The Clarias gariepinus isolate MV-2021 ecotype Netherlands chromosome 12, CGAR_prim_01v2, whole genome shotgun sequence region TATTAAGCTCCTGAGCTCTCCAATAGCTGTTTGAGTGCACGCTCGATGTTCATCCGATGCCCTACCCGTGTCACCCCAAGTTCAGCTAAGTCATCCTTGGTGAGCGCAGGTAGATGCGCGCCTTCAATTTCATGCTCTAAAAAGCGGGCACGATGCTCCCCTAGTCCCACACTCTCTAACCACTCGCCTACGTCATACTTGCTCCACAGTGCAAGAGGGCGTTGTCTGAAGGGCCGCAGGGCCAGGAGTGGGGCGCCCAGGACCGGTGAGGGGCATGGGGAGGCACAGGGTGAGGGGGAAGGGGATCGGCTGCGGGCACGAGCACTGGCACTCCGCATGACAAAGCGCACCTCCTTAGGCTCCTGTGGGAGGCTCAGGCTAGAGGACTTGAGGATGgtatggtggtgatggtggtggtggtggggacCAAATGCTCGCATTGGCCCCAGAGGGTCACTTCGTTCTGGAGTAGCCCCTGGGCTGGGTGTCCTGCGGGTTACTGGGTAGCGGCTGCCAGGGCGGATGGTGAAAGTGGTGCCATAGTTCCTTTGTGAGATGGTGTGGAGCTCACCAAGGCTGCTGAAGAGTCTGACAGGTAGAAACAGGGGTTTTGGAGGGCaagttaaataatgaaaataaaatcctCAAGTCACAGTGCAGgacaaaacattatttttgacagcattatttcttttatgtagACAGTATACCGTTAGTGCTGAATAGTTAAAGCTGAATAGTTAGTGTGCAGTTCTATTCATGGATTCCCATTTACAAACAAATTCTGAGATTAGATTGAAGCTCAAACCTTCCTCAGGGTTTTACCAAAAGGTCTACTTTGCTGCAAACAAACAGTATACCTTATATTCAATATTTACATCTAAGAAAGCTTAGAATTCATCAATATATGGCTTTAATATCATCTTACAGATGCCATGCATGATAATTGCAGCTATAAGTAATGATGCAATGATGAATTTTAGTGAAAGTTAGTTGGACAAAGAGGTGTCTTTTACCCACAGAGCTAAAAACCTACGATTTACTCTCTTCTCCATTCCCTTCATATCTGCAAGGACATATAGAAACATATAAGGGTATGTTATGTGCTTGGGTGAGGTGTGTAAACGAAACCTTTATAACACTAACAGCTGTGTGCAGTGGTGATGGTGTGTGTTGCTCAAACGTTGAGAAGACTTTGCTGTGGTACATGCAGGTGTGTGAACCATTTAGGCCAAGTGTCTGCAAGTAGTTGAGACTCACATGAGCTTCTTACCTGGCACCACCCACTGGTGACCTTCTGCCAGGATCAAGTGCTCCCATAGGTGGTTCCTCCCCTAGAGAATGAGTATCCTTACTTAGTAACTCTGCCCCCATTGCAGCAGGCCTGCTATCATCAGATATGCCCACTTGAGCCCTTGGCTCCTCCCCCCAGAGTTTAGAGCGTCTTTGGAACAGGTAGCGTGGACGGACAGGGCCTGTGCTGGGTGGGTGTGGAAGCAGCTCACTGTCTGATGACTGTTTTAGCAGTGGGTCCCTGAGATGGGCGGGGCGGCCGCGGCCCACCCCACAACGTGGCTTGCTGGCATGGGCAGAGTCTGTGCTCTCAGATGACAAAGTGGACATACTGGAGACTGTGGAGACAGTACTAGTGGTCTCCATGTGTGGGTCTTCAACACCAGAGTCTGCTGTGGAGTCACTCGCTTTGCCAGAAGAGATCTTTGCTATAGAGGGCCTTGAGGACGCCCCTGGAGAAATGCTGATAGTGACTTTAGGCGTTTCCTTTAATAAAAGGCCATTGGCAAAAGGTTGAGGGGGTGGGACTATGCCAATCTTGCGGAGCTCCTCCCTGGTTTCCTCATCACTAGATGAGAGTAGTGCAGGAGGTAGGGTGACTGTGTAGggctctgcttcctcttctgaGCTCATTGTCATACTCCGCCCTGCCAGGTTTGAGAGGGTTGGGGCAGGTGAAGGCATGGAAGGTGGAACTATTGGCTGGCTGTGATCTGTGTCAATCAGTGCTGGTTGGACAATCTGCATGGTTTGTGGCACCATGGACTCCTCCAAACTTCGTCCAGACACAGGGCTGCCATTTGTCACCTGACTAGCAGTTTCTGTGGTGATGCTCACAGGCTCCTCCCTCCAGGAATCAGAAGGCGAAGCCTCAAGAGCAGCAGGTGGTGTGACTCCACCCTCTGTCTCTGGTCTCTCCACTGCTCTGCCCTGAGTGGGTGATGGTGAGGGAGTGGGTGTGGGAGTGGGTGTAGTACGGCCACTGAGTGCACGCTCTCTTGCAGCCAAAGCAAGTGCTAACGGAGAGGAGGGGTCCAAAGGACGGCCAGTGAGAGGATGTATAAATGTGGAACCCCCTGGTGGCAGACCAGGAGAGAGCATGGGTGCAGGGGGTGGCAACTCAGCCAGCTCATCCACTGAGTGTGACTGGGATAGTAAGGGGGTGGTTTGAGGCTCAGTGGTGCTCCCCTCTACAGAAAGGAACACACTGGTCCTGCGACGAGCTCCTGGAGGTGTAATCCTAGCCCTCTCAGAAAGCACTTGCTGCTGGAACTGCTCTGCTCGGCTGCTGTGAGGGATCCGAGCTCCTCCTAGGGGGGAGGTATCCCTACCAGTACCAGCCTGGGCAGCTGTGCCATCTTCTACCTGGCCTTGTTTGACCAGTGGACTCTTCCTGCGCTGGGGCTTGGTAGGAGTATAGACTGCACTCAAGCGGCCCACGTTGGCATATGGGTTCTCCACAGCCTGGCCACGCCTACGACCACGCTCAGGAGGAGCTGCCCCAGAGGTAGGTGTTGCTGGCCTGGGAATGGGGGCGGGCTCTACTGGAAGGTGGGCGGTGTCCTGAAGAATAATCATAGATCGAGCTTTCCTCTGGCGGTCTGTCGTGACGGGACCATGAAGCTTGGGTTCTGCACCTGGCCGGAAGCTTGAACGGGATTGATTGGTGGCACGCGCTGGGGGCGGAGGAGGCAAGAAAGATGGGGGAGGACCTGATTCCAGGAAGTATGGTGTAGGAGGGGGAGGAGGTGCAGTTTGTGGAGGGGGTGGGATACTGTCTTGTCGAAAGCTGTCAGTCATTGAGGAGCTTCTTGGAAAGCGGTGCTCACCAATTAATGCAGATATTCTTTCATCTTCTGGCGCACCTGAACAAAATGAATCATGTTTATTAGATGAAGAATGAATAAATTTAATGTGCCCGACAAGTAAATTTTTTTAGCCTATAGGACATCTTCAAGAAGGCTGATTATATGATCATGTTCATATTATTACCAAATGATTTGGTTCTGGTCATCCCATGCAGTTGTATGTGACTTTTATCCACACCAAGAGACACTCCAGGTGATATTTGCATTCCCTGCCTCTCCAACAGCGACTacacacacaagtacacacagaaaacagcttaataatgtttagaaagTATTACACAAATCTTAtgttttttaggttttttaaaataaatatgaacaatgtgatgcatttgtgtgtattttacaCTAATCTCAGCCTGTGTGATGCGTCGGCTGGTCGGTCTCTGTTTCACAGTGGCTGCTCTGGAGTCGGCATCTGAAGGCCGTTGCCTCATCACCACGACGGTCTCTTTTGGAGAACTCAACATCTCATCCAACTTCTCTGTGAGGATCACATAAACACATactcaaaaaaaacaagacacttCACATAACAGACACAACAAGCACGTCACAAAGCTTtaatcacacaacacacatttaAGCACAAACAGAAATTGCCATTGCAAGCCACATATGCAATCCAAAATAAGGAATACAATGCCACACACATGTATGCAAATATACATTTGCTTTTTCacaatgtatactgtacacaaacaATTTTACATCACATAGTACACCACAGTAAATATTCCATCACAGAAACCACACCCCTACACACTAAATCGCTCTTATAATGTTTTGCCTTACCTCCCCTTCTTCTCCTTGATGCTTGTAGGTAAGAAGCAGGGATGAATCAACATGAATCAATTGAAACTAATTAACTGAACATTGAAACTTGGTAATAATACTTGGTTTACTGCTTGcatcatatatttattatactcTTGTCAAAGTTTGACAAGTAGTAATTTGTCTTTCTAAAAACAATCAGTGTTATCTCACCATCAGTATTATATTACTTAAATGAAGCCAGTTAGTTGAAATAAAGGCCTGGCATTGAaattgatttgatttgtttGGTCCTGGCCTTGCCCCTGTGAAACCACACCATAACCGAATTTTGCATTCTATCATAACTAGAACACCTGGTGGTTCAGCTAATGAGCTGTAGATATCCTgaatctcacttactcacttactttctgtctataccgcttaatcctgtattcagggttgcagggagcctgcagcctatcccaggagacagggtgccaatccattgcagggcacacacatactcaccaAGACACTATGCGCAATTTGGAAACGcaaattaacctaacctacatgcccttggactgtgggaggaaactggagtacccggaggaaacccaccaaacacggggagaacatgcaaactccatgcacacagagacgggaatagaacctggccaggaatctaACCCGgctcctggaggtgcaaggcgacagtgctaaacactacttTACCATGCCGCACTATTCTTaatctttaatataaaaacagtaataGTAGTAGGTCTAGTAGCTGTAATTAAGATAAAGGGGCTAAAGGCCAGACTGTTTGTGAGATTCACATGAAAAGCACATAAACCTAAAAGCATGTTTGGGAAATATGGGCAGATTCTAGTAAGAACTTATTGCCTGTTTTACATTAATGTCTAACCCACAAAAATGGTATAGTAGTATAGAATAGAATAGTATAgaatagtgtagtatagtatcctattaaaatgtaactatttCAACAGTCTTCAGTAACAGTAACATAAACCCAGTCATCAAATCATTACCTATACCGCTTGTCCTGTATAGGG contains the following coding sequences:
- the shank3b gene encoding SH3 and multiple ankyrin repeat domains protein 3 isoform X3; translation: MPMSPPADGKHEAPDRPRQQHAPTNGNHGDDSIRGSPGSKGGSNDSMEDLHGTAVIIRIGIPDLQQTKCLRLDLEAPVWVCKQRVLVTLTQSLTDVLNYGLYLPAFNGRAGKFLDEERLLREYPFPTVTPVPYLEFRYKRRVYTQSHVDDKQLAKLHTKANLKKFMECVQQRCVEKVCRFLEKGLDPNFHDVETGGEESPLTLAAQLESSAELIKVLRSGGAHLDFRTRDGITALHKAVQTHNHIALTTLLDLGASPDYKDSRGLTPLYHSAMVGGDPYCCELLLYDHAQLGYSDENGWQEIHQACRHGNVQHLEHLLFYGAEMSAQNASGNTALHLCALYNQDGCARVLLFRGANKDIKNYNNQTAFQVAIIAGNFDLAEIIKIHKTSDVVPFRESPSYSSRRRGVCVSPRRSLMRSASDNALDESLPAPSPAPSLHSLPPLEPDNTVQSPHSPQGGHTRSLRRHTRGHLSPGSPVQRDPSPPAVSRGSKRRLYSAVPGRTFIAVSSHTPQGEGEITLNRGERVKVLSIGEGGFWEGSVKGRTGWFPAHCVEEVQLRQYDPRLETREDRTKRLFRHYTVGSYDNYTSYSDYVIEEKTATLQKRDSEGFGFVLRGAKAETPIEEFTPTPAFPALQYLESVDLDGVAWRAGLRTGDFLIEVNGVSVVKVGHRQVVSLIRQGGSRLLMKVVSVTRKPDTGDVVRKKAPPPPKRDPSTSLTLRSKSMTAELEEMEKLDEMLSSPKETVVVMRQRPSDADSRAATVKQRPTSRRITQAEISSLLERQGMQISPGVSLGVDKSHIQLHGMTRTKSFGAPEDERISALIGEHRFPRSSSMTDSFRQDSIPPPPQTAPPPPPTPYFLESGPPPSFLPPPPPARATNQSRSSFRPGAEPKLHGPVTTDRQRKARSMIILQDTAHLPVEPAPIPRPATPTSGAAPPERGRRRGQAVENPYANVGRLSAVYTPTKPQRRKSPLVKQGQVEDGTAAQAGTGRDTSPLGGARIPHSSRAEQFQQQVLSERARITPPGARRRTSVFLSVEGSTTEPQTTPLLSQSHSVDELAELPPPAPMLSPGLPPGGSTFIHPLTGRPLDPSSPLALALAARERALSGRTTPTPTPTPSPSPTQGRAVERPETEGGVTPPAALEASPSDSWREEPVSITTETASQVTNGSPVSGRSLEESMVPQTMQIVQPALIDTDHSQPIVPPSMPSPAPTLSNLAGRSMTMSSEEEAEPYTVTLPPALLSSSDEETREELRKIGIVPPPQPFANGLLLKETPKVTISISPGASSRPSIAKISSGKASDSTADSGVEDPHMETTSTVSTVSSMSTLSSESTDSAHASKPRCGVGRGRPAHLRDPLLKQSSDSELLPHPPSTGPVRPRYLFQRRSKLWGEEPRAQVGISDDSRPAAMGAELLSKDTHSLGEEPPMGALDPGRRSPVGGARYEGNGEESKSLFSSLGELHTISQRNYGTTFTIRPGSRYPVTRRTPSPGATPERSDPLGPMRAFGPHHHHHHHHTILKSSSLSLPQEPKEVRFVMRSASARARSRSPSPSPCASPCPSPVLGAPLLALRPFRQRPLALWSKYDVGEWLESVGLGEHRARFLEHEIEGAHLPALTKDDLAELGVTRVGHRMNIERALKQLLESSGA
- the shank3b gene encoding SH3 and multiple ankyrin repeat domains protein 3 isoform X4: MPMSPPADGKHEAPDRPRQQHAPTNGNHGDDSIRGSPGSKGGSNDSMEDLHGTAVIIRIGIPDLQQTKCLRLDLEAPVWVCKQRVLVTLTQSLTDVLNYGLYLPAFNGRAGKFLDEERLLREYPFPTVTPVPYLEFRYKRRVYTQSHVDDKQLAKLHTKANLKKFMECVQQRCVEKVCRFLEKGLDPNFHDVETGESPLTLAAQLESSAELIKVLRSGGAHLDFRTRDGITALHKAVQTHNHIALTTLLDLGASPDYKDSRGLTPLYHSAMVGGDPYCCELLLYDHAQLGYSDENGWQEIHQACRHGNVQHLEHLLFYGAEMSAQNASGNTALHLCALYNQDGCARVLLFRGANKDIKNYNNQTAFQVAIIAGNFDLAEIIKIHKTSDVVPFRESPSYSSRRRGVCVSPRRSLMRSASDNALDESLPAPSPAPSLHSLPPLEPDNTVQSPHSPQGGHTRSLRRHTRGHLSPGSPVQRDPSPPAVSRGSKRRLYSAVPGRTFIAVSSHTPQGEGEITLNRGERVKVLSIGEGGFWEGSVKGRTGWFPAHCVEEVQLRQYDPRLETREDRTKRLFRHYTVGSYDNYTSYSDYVIEEKTATLQKRDSEGFGFVLRGAKAETPIEEFTPTPAFPALQYLESVDLDGVAWRAGLRTGDFLIEVNGVSVVKVGHRQVVSLIRQGGSRLLMKVVSVTRKPDTGDVVRKKAPPPPKRDPSTSLTLRSKSMTAELEEMEKLDEMLSSPKETVVVMRQRPSDADSRAATVKQRPTSRRITQAEISSLLERQGMQISPGVSLGVDKSHIQLHGMTRTKSFGAPEDERISALIGEHRFPRSSSMTDSFRQDSIPPPPQTAPPPPPTPYFLESGPPPSFLPPPPPARATNQSRSSFRPGAEPKLHGPVTTDRQRKARSMIILQDTAHLPVEPAPIPRPATPTSGAAPPERGRRRGQAVENPYANVGRLSAVYTPTKPQRRKSPLVKQGQVEDGTAAQAGTGRDTSPLGGARIPHSSRAEQFQQQVLSERARITPPGARRRTSVFLSVEGSTTEPQTTPLLSQSHSVDELAELPPPAPMLSPGLPPGGSTFIHPLTGRPLDPSSPLALALAARERALSGRTTPTPTPTPSPSPTQGRAVERPETEGGVTPPAALEASPSDSWREEPVSITTETASQVTNGSPVSGRSLEESMVPQTMQIVQPALIDTDHSQPIVPPSMPSPAPTLSNLAGRSMTMSSEEEAEPYTVTLPPALLSSSDEETREELRKIGIVPPPQPFANGLLLKETPKVTISISPGASSRPSIAKISSGKASDSTADSGVEDPHMETTSTVSTVSSMSTLSSESTDSAHASKPRCGVGRGRPAHLRDPLLKQSSDSELLPHPPSTGPVRPRYLFQRRSKLWGEEPRAQVGISDDSRPAAMGAELLSKDTHSLGEEPPMGALDPGRRSPVGGARYEGNGEESKSLFSSLGELHTISQRNYGTTFTIRPGSRYPVTRRTPSPGATPERSDPLGPMRAFGPHHHHHHHHTILKSSSLSLPQEPKEVRFVMRSASARARSRSPSPSPCASPCPSPVLGAPLLALRPFRQRPLALWSKYDVGEWLESVGLGEHRARFLEHEIEGAHLPALTKDDLAELGVTRVGHRMNIERALKQLLESSGA
- the shank3b gene encoding SH3 and multiple ankyrin repeat domains protein 3 isoform X2, giving the protein MPMSPPADGKHEAPDRPRQQHAPTNGNHGDDSIRGSPGSKGGSNDSMEDLHGTAVIIRIGIPDLQQTKCLRLDLEAPVWVCKQRVLVTLTQSLTDVLNYGLYLPAFNGRAGKFLDEERLLREYPFPTVTPVPYLEFRYKRRVYTQSHVDDKQLAKLHTKANLKKFMECVQQRCVEKVCRFLEKGLDPNFHDVETGESPLTLAAQLESSAELIKVLRSGGAHLDFRTRDGITALHKAVQTHNHIALTTLLDLGASPDYKDSRGLTPLYHSAMVGGDPYCCELLLYDHAQLGYSDENGWQEIHQACRHGNVQHLEHLLFYGAEMSAQNASGNTALHLCALYNQDGCARVLLFRGANKDIKNYNNQTAFQVAIIAGNFDLAEIIKIHKTSDVDCLSVAVPFRESPSYSSRRRGVCVSPRRSLMRSASDNALDESLPAPSPAPSLHSLPPLEPDNTVQSPHSPQGGHTRSLRRHTRGHLSPGSPVQRDPSPPAVSRGSKRRLYSAVPGRTFIAVSSHTPQGEGEITLNRGERVKVLSIGEGGFWEGSVKGRTGWFPAHCVEEVQLRQYDPRLETREDRTKRLFRHYTVGSYDNYTSYSDYVIEEKTATLQKRDSEGFGFVLRGAKAETPIEEFTPTPAFPALQYLESVDLDGVAWRAGLRTGDFLIEVNGVSVVKVGHRQVVSLIRQGGSRLLMKVVSVTRKPDTGDVVRKKAPPPPKRDPSTSLTLRSKSMTAELEEMEKLDEMLSSPKETVVVMRQRPSDADSRAATVKQRPTSRRITQAEISSLLERQGMQISPGVSLGVDKSHIQLHGMTRTKSFGAPEDERISALIGEHRFPRSSSMTDSFRQDSIPPPPQTAPPPPPTPYFLESGPPPSFLPPPPPARATNQSRSSFRPGAEPKLHGPVTTDRQRKARSMIILQDTAHLPVEPAPIPRPATPTSGAAPPERGRRRGQAVENPYANVGRLSAVYTPTKPQRRKSPLVKQGQVEDGTAAQAGTGRDTSPLGGARIPHSSRAEQFQQQVLSERARITPPGARRRTSVFLSVEGSTTEPQTTPLLSQSHSVDELAELPPPAPMLSPGLPPGGSTFIHPLTGRPLDPSSPLALALAARERALSGRTTPTPTPTPSPSPTQGRAVERPETEGGVTPPAALEASPSDSWREEPVSITTETASQVTNGSPVSGRSLEESMVPQTMQIVQPALIDTDHSQPIVPPSMPSPAPTLSNLAGRSMTMSSEEEAEPYTVTLPPALLSSSDEETREELRKIGIVPPPQPFANGLLLKETPKVTISISPGASSRPSIAKISSGKASDSTADSGVEDPHMETTSTVSTVSSMSTLSSESTDSAHASKPRCGVGRGRPAHLRDPLLKQSSDSELLPHPPSTGPVRPRYLFQRRSKLWGEEPRAQVGISDDSRPAAMGAELLSKDTHSLGEEPPMGALDPGRRSPVGGARYEGNGEESKSLFSSLGELHTISQRNYGTTFTIRPGSRYPVTRRTPSPGATPERSDPLGPMRAFGPHHHHHHHHTILKSSSLSLPQEPKEVRFVMRSASARARSRSPSPSPCASPCPSPVLGAPLLALRPFRQRPLALWSKYDVGEWLESVGLGEHRARFLEHEIEGAHLPALTKDDLAELGVTRVGHRMNIERALKQLLESSGA
- the shank3b gene encoding SH3 and multiple ankyrin repeat domains protein 3 isoform X5, translated to MPMSPPADGKHEAPDRPRQQHAPTNGNHGDDSIRGSPGSKGGSNDSMEDLHGTAVIIRIGIPDLQQTKCLRLDLEAPVWVCKQRVLVTLTQSLTDVLNYGLYLPAFNGRAGKFLDEERLLREYPFPTVTPVPYLEFRYKRRVYTQSHVDDKQLAKLHTKANLKKFMECVQQRCVEKVCRFLEKGLDPNFHDVETGGEESPLTLAAQLESSAELIKVLRSGGAHLDFRTRDGITALHKAVQTHNHIALTTLLDLGASPDYKDSRGLTPLYHSAMVGGDPYCCELLLYDHAQLGYSDENGWQEIHQACRHGNVQHLEHLLFYGAEMSAQNASGNTALHLCALYNQDGCARVLLFRGANKDIKNYNNQTAFQVAIIAGNFDLAEIIKIHKTSDVDCLSVAVPFRESPSYSSRRRGVCVSPRRSLMRSASDNALDESLPAPSPAPSLHSLPPLEPDNTVQSPHSPQGGHTRSLRRHTRGHLSPGSPVQRDPSPPAVSRGSKRRLYSAVPGRTFIAVSSHTPQGEGEITLNRGERVKVLSIGEGGFWEGSVKGRTGWFPAHCVEEVQLRQYDPRLETREDRTKRLFRHYTVGSYDNYTSYSDYVIEEKTATLQKRDSEGFGFVLRGAKAETPIEEFTPTPAFPALQYLESVDLDGVAWRAGLRTGDFLIEVNGVSVVKVGHRQVVSLIRQGGSRLLMKVVSVTRKPDTGDVVRKKAPPPPKRDPSTSLTLRSKSMTAELEEMEKLDEMLSSPKETVVVMRQRPSDADSRAATVKQRPTSRRITQAEISSLLERQGMQISPGVSLGVDKSHIQLHGMTRTKSFGAPEDERISALIGEHRFPRSSSMTDSFRQDSIPPPPQTAPPPPPTPYFLESGPPPSFLPPPPPARATNQSRSSFRPGAEPKLHGPVTTDRQRKARSMIILQDTAHLPVEPAPIPRPATPTSGAAPPERGRRRGQAVENPYANVGRLSAVYTPTKPQRRKSPLVKQGQVEDGTAAQAGTGRDTSPLGGARIPHSSRAEQFQQQVLSERARITPPGARRRTSVFLSVEGSTTEPQTTPLLSQSHSVDELAELPPPAPMLSPGLPPGGSTFIHPLTGRPLDPSSPLALALAARERALSGRTTPTPTPTPSPSPTQGRAVERPETEGGVTPPAALEASPSDSWREEPVSITTETASQVTNGSPVSGRSLEESMVPQTMQIVQPALIDTDHSQPIVPPSMPSPAPTLSNLAGRSMTMSSEEEAEPYTVTLPPALLSSSDEETREELRKIGIVPPPQPFANGLLLKETPKVTISISPGASSRPSIAKISSGKASDSTADSGVEDPHMETTSTVSTVSSMSTLSSESTDSAHASKPRCGVGRGRPAHLRDPLLKQSSDSELLPHPPSTGPVRPRYLFQRRSKLWGEEPRAQVGISDDSRPAAMGAELLSKDTHSLGEEPPMGALDPGRRSPVGGARLFSSLGELHTISQRNYGTTFTIRPGSRYPVTRRTPSPGATPERSDPLGPMRAFGPHHHHHHHHTILKSSSLSLPQEPKEVRFVMRSASARARSRSPSPSPCASPCPSPVLGAPLLALRPFRQRPLALWSKYDVGEWLESVGLGEHRARFLEHEIEGAHLPALTKDDLAELGVTRVGHRMNIERALKQLLESSGA
- the shank3b gene encoding SH3 and multiple ankyrin repeat domains protein 3 isoform X8; translated protein: MPMSPPADGKHEAPDRPRQQHAPTNGNHGDDSIRGSPGSKGGSNDSMEDLHGTAVIIRIGIPDLQQTKCLRLDLEAPVWVCKQRVLVTLTQSLTDVLNYGLYLPAFNGRAGKFLDEERLLREYPFPTVTPVPYLEFRYKRRVYTQSHVDDKQLAKLHTKANLKKFMECVQQRCVEKVCRFLEKGLDPNFHDVETGESPLTLAAQLESSAELIKVLRSGGAHLDFRTRDGITALHKAVQTHNHIALTTLLDLGASPDYKDSRGLTPLYHSAMVGGDPYCCELLLYDHAQLGYSDENGWQEIHQACRHGNVQHLEHLLFYGAEMSAQNASGNTALHLCALYNQDGCARVLLFRGANKDIKNYNNQTAFQVAIIAGNFDLAEIIKIHKTSDVVPFRESPSYSSRRRGVCVSPRRSLMRSASDNALDESLPAPSPAPSLHSLPPLEPDNTVQSPHSPQGGHTRSLRRHTRGHLSPGSPVQRDPSPPAVSRGSKRRLYSAVPGRTFIAVSSHTPQGEGEITLNRGERVKVLSIGEGGFWEGSVKGRTGWFPAHCVEEVQLRQYDPRLETREDRTKRLFRHYTVGSYDNYTSYSDYVIEEKTATLQKRDSEGFGFVLRGAKAETPIEEFTPTPAFPALQYLESVDLDGVAWRAGLRTGDFLIEVNGVSVVKVGHRQVVSLIRQGGSRLLMKVVSVTRKPDTGDVVRKKAPPPPKRDPSTSLTLRSKSMTAELEEMEKLDEMLSSPKETVVVMRQRPSDADSRAATVKQRPTSRRITQAEISSLLERQGMQISPGVSLGVDKSHIQLHGMTRTKSFGAPEDERISALIGEHRFPRSSSMTDSFRQDSIPPPPQTAPPPPPTPYFLESGPPPSFLPPPPPARATNQSRSSFRPGAEPKLHGPVTTDRQRKARSMIILQDTAHLPVEPAPIPRPATPTSGAAPPERGRRRGQAVENPYANVGRLSAVYTPTKPQRRKSPLVKQGQVEDGTAAQAGTGRDTSPLGGARIPHSSRAEQFQQQVLSERARITPPGARRRTSVFLSVEGSTTEPQTTPLLSQSHSVDELAELPPPAPMLSPGLPPGGSTFIHPLTGRPLDPSSPLALALAARERALSGRTTPTPTPTPSPSPTQGRAVERPETEGGVTPPAALEASPSDSWREEPVSITTETASQVTNGSPVSGRSLEESMVPQTMQIVQPALIDTDHSQPIVPPSMPSPAPTLSNLAGRSMTMSSEEEAEPYTVTLPPALLSSSDEETREELRKIGIVPPPQPFANGLLLKETPKVTISISPGASSRPSIAKISSGKASDSTADSGVEDPHMETTSTVSTVSSMSTLSSESTDSAHASKPRCGVGRGRPAHLRDPLLKQSSDSELLPHPPSTGPVRPRYLFQRRSKLWGEEPRAQVGISDDSRPAAMGAELLSKDTHSLGEEPPMGALDPGRRSPVGGARLFSSLGELHTISQRNYGTTFTIRPGSRYPVTRRTPSPGATPERSDPLGPMRAFGPHHHHHHHHTILKSSSLSLPQEPKEVRFVMRSASARARSRSPSPSPCASPCPSPVLGAPLLALRPFRQRPLALWSKYDVGEWLESVGLGEHRARFLEHEIEGAHLPALTKDDLAELGVTRVGHRMNIERALKQLLESSGA
- the shank3b gene encoding SH3 and multiple ankyrin repeat domains protein 3 isoform X1, giving the protein MPMSPPADGKHEAPDRPRQQHAPTNGNHGDDSIRGSPGSKGGSNDSMEDLHGTAVIIRIGIPDLQQTKCLRLDLEAPVWVCKQRVLVTLTQSLTDVLNYGLYLPAFNGRAGKFLDEERLLREYPFPTVTPVPYLEFRYKRRVYTQSHVDDKQLAKLHTKANLKKFMECVQQRCVEKVCRFLEKGLDPNFHDVETGGEESPLTLAAQLESSAELIKVLRSGGAHLDFRTRDGITALHKAVQTHNHIALTTLLDLGASPDYKDSRGLTPLYHSAMVGGDPYCCELLLYDHAQLGYSDENGWQEIHQACRHGNVQHLEHLLFYGAEMSAQNASGNTALHLCALYNQDGCARVLLFRGANKDIKNYNNQTAFQVAIIAGNFDLAEIIKIHKTSDVDCLSVAVPFRESPSYSSRRRGVCVSPRRSLMRSASDNALDESLPAPSPAPSLHSLPPLEPDNTVQSPHSPQGGHTRSLRRHTRGHLSPGSPVQRDPSPPAVSRGSKRRLYSAVPGRTFIAVSSHTPQGEGEITLNRGERVKVLSIGEGGFWEGSVKGRTGWFPAHCVEEVQLRQYDPRLETREDRTKRLFRHYTVGSYDNYTSYSDYVIEEKTATLQKRDSEGFGFVLRGAKAETPIEEFTPTPAFPALQYLESVDLDGVAWRAGLRTGDFLIEVNGVSVVKVGHRQVVSLIRQGGSRLLMKVVSVTRKPDTGDVVRKKAPPPPKRDPSTSLTLRSKSMTAELEEMEKLDEMLSSPKETVVVMRQRPSDADSRAATVKQRPTSRRITQAEISSLLERQGMQISPGVSLGVDKSHIQLHGMTRTKSFGAPEDERISALIGEHRFPRSSSMTDSFRQDSIPPPPQTAPPPPPTPYFLESGPPPSFLPPPPPARATNQSRSSFRPGAEPKLHGPVTTDRQRKARSMIILQDTAHLPVEPAPIPRPATPTSGAAPPERGRRRGQAVENPYANVGRLSAVYTPTKPQRRKSPLVKQGQVEDGTAAQAGTGRDTSPLGGARIPHSSRAEQFQQQVLSERARITPPGARRRTSVFLSVEGSTTEPQTTPLLSQSHSVDELAELPPPAPMLSPGLPPGGSTFIHPLTGRPLDPSSPLALALAARERALSGRTTPTPTPTPSPSPTQGRAVERPETEGGVTPPAALEASPSDSWREEPVSITTETASQVTNGSPVSGRSLEESMVPQTMQIVQPALIDTDHSQPIVPPSMPSPAPTLSNLAGRSMTMSSEEEAEPYTVTLPPALLSSSDEETREELRKIGIVPPPQPFANGLLLKETPKVTISISPGASSRPSIAKISSGKASDSTADSGVEDPHMETTSTVSTVSSMSTLSSESTDSAHASKPRCGVGRGRPAHLRDPLLKQSSDSELLPHPPSTGPVRPRYLFQRRSKLWGEEPRAQVGISDDSRPAAMGAELLSKDTHSLGEEPPMGALDPGRRSPVGGARYEGNGEESKSLFSSLGELHTISQRNYGTTFTIRPGSRYPVTRRTPSPGATPERSDPLGPMRAFGPHHHHHHHHTILKSSSLSLPQEPKEVRFVMRSASARARSRSPSPSPCASPCPSPVLGAPLLALRPFRQRPLALWSKYDVGEWLESVGLGEHRARFLEHEIEGAHLPALTKDDLAELGVTRVGHRMNIERALKQLLESSGA